CCGCCGGTCGTCCCGGTCGCATAGATTTTGTGGTGAGCCAAGAGCGTCCGGTTGTATTTGGCCCATTCAACCAGGTCGCGCTTTTTGTTGTCGTGTGCGACCAGCGCGATTTTCTTATCATGCTCCATGATGATTTTTTTATGTGTCATACCCATCCTCCCCTTTTGCCGCCGATGAATTAGAGACGCGTGCAAGGTCTGTTTTATTCCGAGCTCTGACCCGCCGCCGGCTCCGGCTTTGCGGTGAGGCGCATGACGACGATATAAAGACCGGTCAAGAGCAGGATGAGGCCCACGAACCAGTGGAACCGGTCGGCTAAAACGCGCATCATCTGTTGCGGATCGTCGAGCAGCTCGGGCCGGTCGCCGATCACCTCGGCCCCGAACCAGCCCAAGGCCGTGCACCAGACGGCCGAGCCGGCCAGGGTCATGAGGCTGTACATCTTGAAATCCATCCGGACGAGCCCGGCCGGGATGCCGATCAGGTGCCGTATGACGGGTAGGAGCCGCGAGAAAAAAATCCCGCCGGCTTCGTATCGCGCCAGCCAGCGCTCCGCGCGCAGCAGTTTCGATTCCGGAATGAAGAAATATTTTCCGTACCGCAGGACGAGCGGCCGGCCGATCCACCGGGCCGACCAGTACATCGCGGCCGCGCCGATATAACTGCCCGCCGTTCCAGCCAGGATCACGCCCCAAAAATTATACCTCCCCTGCGCCGCCCAGTAGGCCGCGGGAGGAATGACCACCTCGCTTGGAATCGGGACGATGGAGCTCTCGACCGCCATCAGTAAAACAATTCCAACATAGCCCCAGTCGCGCACCAGATCGAACCAGATCACGATCCATGCATCCATCAACGAGTCTCCGTATCTTCAACCGAGAACGACGGGGTTATCACGAAGGGGCGCCGGATGGTGATCGCATAAAACCCGCGCCCGATTATTTTAGATGCGGCGGCCGATGGAAGAGGCCACGAGCCGGACCTGCCTCATCAACTCCTGAAACATGGGGAGGGTCAGCGATTGCGGGCCGTCGGAAAGGGCGTGATCCGGTTCGGGATGGATTTCCACGAGCAGTCCGTCCGCGCCCACCGCCACGGCCGCCCGCGCCAGGGGGGTGACCCCGTAACGCAAACCGAAGCCGTGGGAGGGATCCACGATCACCGGAAGGTGGGAAAGCTGTTTCAGGACAATCACCGCACCCAGGTCCAGGGTGTTGCGCGTCATGGTTTCAAACGTCCGGATGCCCCGCTCGCACAGCACGATCTCGTAGTTGCCCCGCGACGCGATGTATTCGGCGGCCATCAAGAGTTCCTTGAGAGTGGCGCTCAGTCCCCGTTTGAGCAACACGGGTCGTTTGACTTCGCCGACCGCTTCCAGGAGTGGAAAGTTCTGCATGTTACGGGCCCCGATCTGGAGCACGTCCGCGTAGCGCGCCACCAGCTCCACCGAGCCGGGGCTCATCACCTCGGTCACCACCTTCAAACCGGTCTCTTCGCGCGCGAGCGCCAGAAGTTTGAGCCCCTCCTCTTTGAGTCCTTGGAAGTCGTACGGGCTGGTGCGCGGCTTGAACGCCCCGCCCCGCAGGAACCGCGCGCCGCAGGCCTGGGCGGCCCTGGCGCAAGCCAGAATCTGGGCCTCGCTCTCGACCGAGCACGGACCGGCCATAACGGCCAACGACTCGCCGCCGATGACCGCTCCATCCACGTTCACGACGGTGCGCTCGGGCTTCACCTCGGACGACACCAGCTTAAACGGCTGGCTGACCGGAATCGCCTGGGCGACTCCCGGGAGGATCTCAAAAAGGTCTGCGTCCACGGGGCCCCGATTGCCCGTGATCCCGATGGCCGTGCGCTCGCTGCCGGGGATGGCATGGGGCTTAAATCCCAGCTCCTTGATCTTTTCAGCCACCGCATCGAT
This genomic window from Nitrospiria bacterium contains:
- a CDS encoding DedA family protein, whose protein sequence is MDAWIVIWFDLVRDWGYVGIVLLMAVESSIVPIPSEVVIPPAAYWAAQGRYNFWGVILAGTAGSYIGAAAMYWSARWIGRPLVLRYGKYFFIPESKLLRAERWLARYEAGGIFFSRLLPVIRHLIGIPAGLVRMDFKMYSLMTLAGSAVWCTALGWFGAEVIGDRPELLDDPQQMMRVLADRFHWFVGLILLLTGLYIVVMRLTAKPEPAAGQSSE
- the aroF gene encoding 3-deoxy-7-phosphoheptulonate synthase, coding for MLIVMRHDATSEQIDAVAEKIKELGFKPHAIPGSERTAIGITGNRGPVDADLFEILPGVAQAIPVSQPFKLVSSEVKPERTVVNVDGAVIGGESLAVMAGPCSVESEAQILACARAAQACGARFLRGGAFKPRTSPYDFQGLKEEGLKLLALAREETGLKVVTEVMSPGSVELVARYADVLQIGARNMQNFPLLEAVGEVKRPVLLKRGLSATLKELLMAAEYIASRGNYEIVLCERGIRTFETMTRNTLDLGAVIVLKQLSHLPVIVDPSHGFGLRYGVTPLARAAVAVGADGLLVEIHPEPDHALSDGPQSLTLPMFQELMRQVRLVASSIGRRI